A single region of the Streptomyces sp. NBC_01803 genome encodes:
- a CDS encoding DUF4350 domain-containing protein: MSDTGTDTGTGTDTTAVSPDARRLWLRGRGLLTALALLVLAGALLGLLTSGDDGSLDPRSATQHGSRAIAELLADRGVDTTLTTTAREAAAATGPDTTLLVVRPEALTDSTREILRRAASDTGARLVLLAPGQAALDTFAPGVLAAGPATVEERQPDCADPVARRAGSARLGGYGYVPPAAEGTGCYPVSGLPTLVTLPTGPAAGETVLLGAADLLHNQHLDEDGNASLALQLLGARDHLVWYLPSGEEAPGAAEEESLLGLLDPGWRWATLQLALAVALAALWRARRLGPVVTERLPVTVRAAETTEGHARLYHRAGARDRAADALRAATRDRLAPLVGVAPAAAHTPEALPAAVAAHTGDAPQAVHALLFGPPPGDDTALVRLADDLDALERRVTPDATKGKDHSS, encoded by the coding sequence ATGAGCGACACCGGCACCGACACCGGCACCGGTACCGACACCACGGCCGTCTCCCCCGACGCCCGGCGGCTCTGGCTCCGCGGCCGGGGCCTCCTCACCGCCCTCGCCCTGCTCGTGCTGGCCGGCGCCCTCCTCGGTCTGCTCACCTCCGGCGACGACGGCAGCCTCGACCCCCGCTCCGCCACCCAGCACGGCAGCCGCGCCATCGCCGAGCTGCTCGCGGACCGAGGCGTCGACACCACCCTGACCACCACCGCCCGCGAGGCCGCCGCCGCCACCGGTCCCGACACGACTCTCCTCGTCGTCCGCCCCGAGGCCCTCACCGACAGCACCCGCGAGATCCTGCGCCGGGCCGCCTCGGACACCGGCGCCCGGCTCGTTCTCCTCGCCCCCGGCCAGGCGGCACTCGACACCTTCGCCCCCGGAGTGCTGGCCGCCGGCCCCGCCACGGTCGAGGAGCGGCAGCCCGACTGCGCCGACCCCGTCGCCCGGCGAGCGGGCAGCGCCCGCCTCGGCGGCTACGGCTACGTCCCGCCCGCCGCCGAGGGCACCGGCTGCTACCCGGTCTCCGGGCTCCCCACCCTCGTCACCCTCCCCACCGGCCCCGCGGCCGGCGAGACCGTTCTCCTCGGTGCCGCTGACCTCCTCCACAACCAGCATCTCGACGAGGACGGCAACGCCTCCCTCGCCCTCCAGCTCCTCGGCGCCCGCGACCACCTCGTCTGGTACCTGCCCTCCGGCGAGGAGGCACCCGGCGCCGCCGAGGAGGAGAGCCTGCTCGGCCTCCTCGACCCCGGCTGGCGCTGGGCCACCCTCCAGCTCGCCCTCGCCGTCGCCCTCGCCGCCCTCTGGCGCGCCCGCCGCCTCGGCCCCGTCGTCACCGAACGGCTCCCCGTCACCGTCCGGGCCGCCGAGACGACCGAGGGCCACGCCCGCCTCTACCACCGGGCCGGCGCCCGTGACCGCGCCGCCGACGCGCTGCGCGCCGCCACCCGCGACCGCCTGGCCCCCCTGGTCGGCGTCGCCCCGGCGGCGGCCCACACCCCCGAGGCGCTCCCGGCCGCCGTCGCCGCGCACACCGGGGACGCCCCCCAGGCCGTGCACGCCCTGCTCTTCGGCCCGCCCCCCGGCGACGACACCGCCCTCGTCCGGCTGGCCGACGACCTCGACGCGCTGGAACGGCGCGTCACCCCCGACGCGACGAAAGGCAAGGACCACAGCTCGTGA
- a CDS encoding AAA family ATPase, which produces MTEPTAGSPHAALEALRGEIGKAVVGQDAAVTGLVVALLCRGHVLLEGVPGVAKTLLIRTMAAALELDTKRVQFTPDLMPSDVTGSLIFDARTAEFSFQAGPVFTNLLLADEINRTPPKTQASLLEAMEERQVTVEGLPRALPDPFLVAATQNPVEYEGTYPLPEAQLDRFLLKLNLPLPSRSQEIDVLTRHAAGFDPRDLAAAGVRRVAGPADLAAARAEVAKVSVSPDVTGYVVDLCRATRESPSLSLGASPRGATALLNTSRAWAWLSGRAYVIPDDVKALALPTLRHRVRLRPEAEMEGVTADSVITGLLARVAVPR; this is translated from the coding sequence GTGACCGAACCGACAGCCGGAAGCCCGCACGCGGCTCTGGAAGCCCTGCGCGGCGAGATCGGGAAGGCCGTCGTCGGCCAGGACGCGGCCGTGACCGGCCTGGTCGTCGCCCTCCTGTGCCGGGGCCACGTCCTCCTCGAAGGCGTGCCCGGCGTCGCCAAGACGCTGCTCATCCGCACCATGGCCGCCGCCCTCGAACTGGACACCAAGCGCGTCCAGTTCACTCCCGACCTCATGCCCAGCGACGTCACCGGCTCGCTGATCTTCGACGCGCGCACCGCCGAGTTCTCCTTCCAGGCCGGCCCGGTCTTCACCAACCTGCTGCTGGCCGACGAGATCAACCGCACCCCGCCCAAGACCCAGGCGTCGCTGCTCGAAGCGATGGAGGAGCGCCAGGTCACGGTGGAGGGCCTGCCCCGCGCGCTCCCGGACCCCTTCCTCGTCGCGGCGACCCAGAACCCCGTGGAGTACGAGGGCACCTACCCGCTTCCCGAGGCGCAGCTCGACCGCTTCCTCCTCAAGCTCAACCTCCCGCTGCCCAGCCGGAGCCAGGAGATCGACGTCCTCACCCGGCACGCGGCGGGCTTCGACCCCCGCGATCTGGCGGCGGCCGGCGTCCGCCGCGTCGCCGGCCCCGCCGACCTGGCCGCCGCCCGCGCCGAGGTCGCCAAGGTGTCCGTCTCCCCCGACGTCACCGGCTACGTGGTGGATCTGTGCCGCGCCACCCGCGAGTCGCCCTCACTCTCCCTGGGTGCCTCGCCGCGCGGCGCGACCGCGCTGCTCAACACCTCCCGCGCCTGGGCCTGGCTCTCCGGCCGCGCCTACGTCATCCCCGACGACGTGAAGGCCCTCGCCCTGCCGACGCTGCGCCACCGCGTCCGGCTGCGCCCGGAGGCGGAGATGGAGGGCGTGACGGCGGACAGCGTGATCACCGGCCTGCTGGCGCGCGTCGCGGTGCCGCGCTGA
- a CDS encoding DUF58 domain-containing protein gives MALSGRTALIAALGALIVGLLPGWHGVLAVCLPLLAALLFDLARAAPVRSLRLERAGATSVRLGDDANVHLTITNPSARPLRAELRDAWPPSSWRPGISYAAARHRLAAPAGERRRLTTVLHPTRRGDHRAVRVTIRSHGPLGLAARQGSHAVPWTLSVLPPFASRKHLPAKLARLRELDGRTTLLTRGEGTEFDSIRAYVPGDDVRSIDWRATARQSSVAVRTWRPERDRHLLLVLDSGRTSAGRVGDVPRLDAAMDAALLLTALATRAGDRVDLLAFDRVTRASVRGRTGGDTLPAMVQAMTHLEPELIETDTRALAAAALAGAPRRSFIVLFTGLDTAPVESGLLPVLPRLTQRHTVLVAAVADPRVAEMARARGTVPGVYEAAAAARHQAERRRTVERLHRLGVTVVEAAPEELPPAVADAYLALKAAGRL, from the coding sequence ATGGCGCTGTCCGGGCGCACGGCCCTGATCGCCGCCCTCGGCGCCCTGATCGTCGGTCTCCTCCCGGGCTGGCACGGAGTCCTCGCCGTCTGCCTCCCGCTGCTGGCCGCCCTCCTGTTCGACCTGGCCCGCGCCGCCCCGGTCCGCTCGCTCCGCCTGGAGCGAGCGGGCGCGACCTCGGTACGCCTGGGCGACGACGCGAACGTGCACCTGACCATCACCAACCCGTCGGCCCGCCCGCTGCGCGCCGAGTTGCGCGACGCCTGGCCGCCGAGCAGCTGGCGCCCCGGCATCAGCTACGCCGCGGCTCGGCACCGCCTCGCGGCACCGGCCGGTGAACGCCGCCGCCTGACGACCGTGCTGCACCCCACCCGCCGGGGCGACCACCGGGCGGTACGGGTCACGATCCGCTCGCACGGTCCACTCGGCCTCGCCGCCCGCCAGGGCAGCCACGCGGTGCCGTGGACGCTGAGCGTGCTGCCACCGTTCGCCAGCCGGAAACACCTGCCGGCGAAGCTGGCCCGGCTGCGCGAACTGGACGGTCGCACCACGCTGCTGACGCGCGGAGAGGGCACGGAGTTCGACAGCATCCGGGCCTACGTGCCGGGCGACGATGTCCGTTCGATCGACTGGCGGGCCACGGCCCGGCAGTCCTCGGTCGCGGTGCGCACCTGGCGTCCGGAGCGCGACCGTCACCTGCTTCTCGTGCTCGACTCCGGCCGTACGTCGGCGGGCCGGGTCGGTGACGTGCCGCGCCTGGACGCGGCGATGGACGCGGCCCTGCTGCTCACGGCGCTCGCCACGCGGGCTGGCGACCGGGTCGACCTGCTCGCGTTCGACCGCGTGACGCGCGCGTCCGTGCGCGGCCGGACGGGCGGGGACACTCTGCCCGCCATGGTCCAGGCGATGACCCACCTCGAACCGGAGCTGATCGAGACCGACACCCGCGCCCTGGCCGCCGCCGCCCTGGCCGGCGCACCGCGCCGCTCGTTCATCGTGCTGTTCACGGGCCTGGACACGGCCCCGGTCGAATCGGGGCTACTGCCGGTCCTGCCGCGGCTCACCCAGCGCCACACGGTCCTGGTGGCGGCCGTGGCCGACCCGCGTGTCGCGGAGATGGCCCGCGCCCGCGGCACGGTCCCCGGCGTCTACGAGGCAGCGGCGGCGGCGCGGCACCAGGCCGAACGCCGACGCACGGTCGAACGTCTCCACCGCCTGGGCGTCACGGTCGTCGAGGCCGCCCCCGAAGAACTCCCCCCGGCCGTCGCCGACGCCTATCTCGCCCTGAAGGCGGCGGGAAGGCTGTGA